One Gloeothece verrucosa PCC 7822 DNA window includes the following coding sequences:
- a CDS encoding VWA domain-containing protein → MSKSVKYAVDLVMCIDGTGSMGHLIEEVKSAALSFYKKLEAKMDAKQKKIDQLRAKVIVFRDYWADSEDEAMICSDFFDLRTQAADFANFVTGIEAEGGGDEPESGLEALALALQSNWEKSQDFARQRYVVVVYTDASAHSLDKGSKPSYYPQNLPQTLDELTDYWSEMPTPAKRLLLFAPDATPWTIISSAWDNVVQAPSKAGDGLEEYDMDQILDVVANSI, encoded by the coding sequence TAAAAGTGTAAAATACGCTGTCGATTTAGTGATGTGCATTGATGGTACTGGCTCAATGGGTCATTTAATTGAAGAGGTGAAGTCAGCAGCACTCAGCTTTTATAAGAAATTAGAAGCAAAAATGGATGCCAAACAAAAAAAGATTGATCAGCTTAGAGCCAAAGTGATCGTTTTTCGGGATTATTGGGCTGATTCAGAAGATGAAGCCATGATTTGTTCAGATTTTTTTGATTTGAGGACACAAGCTGCTGATTTTGCTAATTTTGTAACAGGAATTGAAGCTGAGGGTGGCGGCGACGAACCTGAAAGTGGCTTAGAAGCCCTAGCGTTAGCTCTTCAGTCAAATTGGGAAAAATCACAAGACTTTGCCAGACAACGTTATGTTGTAGTAGTTTATACAGATGCTAGTGCCCATAGCTTAGATAAAGGGTCAAAACCTAGTTATTATCCTCAAAATCTTCCTCAAACACTAGATGAACTGACGGACTACTGGAGTGAAATGCCCACTCCTGCTAAACGTTTACTCTTATTTGCTCCTGACGCAACGCCTTGGACAATTATATCTAGTGCTTGGGATAATGTTGTTCAAGCTCCTTCAAAAGCAGGTGACGGACTAGAAGAATACGACATGGATCAAATTTTGGATGTGGTGGCTAATAGTATTTAA
- a CDS encoding protein phosphatase 2C domain-containing protein codes for MKEFPLVVNLEIIRERGEDAHLALSFSKNSDTSETVVMAVFDGLGGRSAGYNGLTGGKIASQEAVQKTESFLKQWQGKITQDKVFELQDTISRNLKQKADTNLKPSKLKGSLVQKRLCTTLALASISQQDNYCNVNIAWIGDSRIYFLNPEKGLQQLTVDDLIIEKDAFEMIREDPPMSQYFTADMEANWRINFKSEQFEERGCIIACTDGGFQYLTSPWDFERLLLETLNRANTPLDWQDLLFSKYEEIKQDDVSLILYPIGFNDFEFLKNAYQARLKTLDQFNEQSSYDDLYQIWNKYRINYEAKLHTNNHEDIQIQNSNTWVVEFKENKEKTSDEDSICQPINSNSLEIDSQKIDDEIDEDFNKEEFVKADRDETQIKIQELHEEGRKYCESKQWYKAIEVYQQLIKLEPAHIKGNLNLGIAYRKLYRFREAVECFNKIIEQKKEHYLAAILEIIIIYDYYQDYKNIVPFFDEVIKIPNHSIDLIDEDSMVIIATSLQKTGKLQDALNICQQIHEYDPRNPYILYLMGLINHQQQNLVNALKYLYDSYEIYHREYDKTRRSDLQKMLSIVNKEIKRVESDRGNTY; via the coding sequence ATGAAAGAATTTCCTTTAGTTGTAAATCTAGAGATTATACGTGAACGAGGAGAGGATGCCCACTTAGCTTTATCCTTTTCTAAAAATTCTGATACTTCTGAAACGGTAGTTATGGCAGTTTTTGATGGACTAGGGGGAAGATCAGCCGGATATAATGGCTTAACAGGAGGAAAAATTGCTTCTCAAGAAGCTGTTCAGAAAACTGAATCTTTTTTAAAGCAATGGCAGGGAAAGATCACTCAAGATAAAGTATTTGAACTTCAAGATACAATTTCTAGAAATCTCAAACAAAAAGCTGATACTAATCTAAAACCATCAAAACTTAAAGGCTCTCTGGTTCAAAAAAGATTGTGTACTACCTTGGCACTGGCTAGTATTTCTCAACAAGATAATTATTGCAATGTAAATATAGCTTGGATAGGAGATTCCCGTATCTATTTCTTAAATCCTGAAAAAGGCTTACAACAGCTAACAGTTGATGACCTAATTATTGAAAAAGATGCTTTTGAGATGATCCGCGAAGATCCACCAATGTCTCAGTATTTTACGGCTGATATGGAAGCTAACTGGAGAATTAATTTCAAATCAGAACAATTTGAAGAAAGAGGATGTATTATTGCTTGTACTGACGGGGGATTTCAATATTTAACTTCGCCTTGGGATTTTGAGAGACTTTTACTGGAAACTCTCAATAGAGCAAATACCCCCCTAGATTGGCAGGATTTGCTTTTTAGTAAGTATGAAGAAATCAAGCAAGATGATGTTTCTTTAATTCTTTATCCTATAGGATTTAATGATTTTGAATTTCTCAAAAATGCTTATCAAGCTAGATTAAAAACTCTAGATCAGTTTAATGAGCAAAGTAGTTATGATGATTTGTACCAGATATGGAATAAATATCGAATTAATTATGAAGCTAAATTACACACAAATAATCATGAAGATATTCAGATACAAAATAGTAATACATGGGTTGTAGAATTTAAGGAAAATAAAGAGAAAACCAGTGATGAAGATTCTATATGTCAACCCATAAATAGTAACTCATTAGAGATAGATAGTCAAAAGATTGATGATGAAATAGATGAGGATTTTAATAAGGAAGAATTTGTTAAAGCTGACAGAGATGAAACACAAATAAAAATTCAAGAACTACACGAAGAAGGTCGTAAGTATTGTGAATCTAAACAATGGTATAAAGCAATTGAAGTTTATCAACAACTAATTAAATTAGAGCCGGCTCATATTAAAGGGAACTTAAATTTAGGTATAGCTTATAGAAAGCTATATCGATTTCGAGAAGCAGTCGAATGTTTTAATAAAATTATAGAGCAAAAAAAAGAACACTATTTAGCTGCAATACTGGAAATAATAATAATCTACGATTATTATCAAGATTATAAGAATATTGTGCCTTTTTTTGATGAGGTAATCAAAATACCTAATCATTCAATAGATTTAATAGATGAAGACTCTATGGTAATCATTGCTACTTCACTACAAAAAACTGGGAAACTACAAGATGCACTAAATATTTGTCAGCAAATTCACGAATATGATCCCCGTAATCCTTATATTTTATACCTAATGGGACTCATCAATCATCAGCAACAAAATTTAGTAAATGCTTTAAAATATCTTTACGATTCATACGAGATTTATCACAGAGAATATGATAAAACTCGACGTTCTGATCTACAGAAAATGCTTTCAATAGTTAACAAAGAAATTAAAAGAGTAGAATCAGACAGAGGAAATACTTATTAA
- a CDS encoding protein kinase domain-containing protein encodes MTYTIGDLIGQYTVTRDFDSANGGQCEWGFAEYNGEEFFIKRFLSPVYPGDLSPGSEKGKEKRKAECQEFERKQLAIINALSACGDGGLVVRTIDCFLYGNDYGSHYFKVSQKVDTSSLSEQVHTLEAKKRLFVMLTAAGALKILHSNGIIHLDLKPDNILIQEYESKLIAKIIDFDSSILDGESVAYDFLVGDPVYYSPEFARHIATKGETPAPNKKSDIFSLGLIFCKYWTGMLPTFSPRYTYPYEAVLNRDNLLIASYDATGKSKTETPKTSRLKISRNLQPKLVTKISTNPIEAAVFQLIEQMIILDTDKRLSIKEVHDNLKHLYHHGTLLYTETKSDTSRSDVSKNPSKIIISKNLLKG; translated from the coding sequence ATGACTTACACAATAGGAGATTTAATAGGTCAATACACTGTAACCCGTGATTTTGACAGTGCCAATGGGGGTCAATGCGAATGGGGCTTTGCTGAATACAATGGAGAAGAATTTTTTATTAAAAGATTTTTAAGTCCTGTTTATCCTGGTGATTTATCTCCCGGCAGTGAAAAAGGTAAAGAGAAGAGAAAAGCTGAATGTCAAGAATTTGAGAGAAAACAACTCGCTATTATTAATGCTCTTTCTGCTTGTGGTGATGGCGGCTTAGTTGTCAGAACTATAGACTGTTTTTTATATGGAAATGATTATGGTAGTCATTACTTTAAAGTCTCTCAAAAAGTTGATACTAGCTCATTATCAGAACAAGTTCATACTTTAGAAGCAAAAAAACGTTTGTTTGTCATGTTAACTGCGGCAGGGGCTTTAAAAATATTACATTCAAATGGAATTATTCACTTAGATTTAAAACCGGATAACATTCTTATCCAAGAATATGAAAGTAAACTGATTGCAAAAATTATTGACTTTGACAGTAGTATTCTTGATGGTGAATCAGTCGCCTATGATTTTTTAGTAGGAGATCCAGTTTATTACTCTCCTGAATTTGCTCGACATATTGCTACTAAAGGTGAAACTCCAGCGCCAAATAAAAAATCTGATATTTTTTCACTCGGTTTAATTTTTTGCAAATACTGGACAGGTATGCTTCCTACTTTTTCTCCTCGCTATACATACCCTTATGAAGCTGTGCTTAATCGAGATAATTTGCTCATTGCTAGTTATGATGCCACTGGAAAAAGTAAGACAGAGACACCTAAAACTTCTCGGCTTAAAATTAGTCGTAATTTACAGCCTAAACTTGTGACTAAAATTTCTACTAATCCAATTGAGGCAGCAGTTTTTCAATTAATTGAACAGATGATTATTTTGGACACAGATAAAAGATTATCTATCAAAGAAGTCCATGATAATTTGAAACATCTTTATCATCATGGAACTCTTCTATACACTGAAACTAAGAGTGATACAAGCCGAAGTGATGTCAGTAAAAATCCCTCTAAAATTATAATCAGCAAGAATCTTTTGAAGGGTTAG